From the genome of Spirochaetota bacterium, one region includes:
- a CDS encoding aspartate aminotransferase family protein, whose protein sequence is MNFEEIVFLDKEYILPFYSRFNIGFRRGKGCYLYGYDGKKYLDFTSAIGVMNFGHSNKFILKALRKQSSKLMTTSNLFHSEERVKLAKLLVDISFDGGVFFSNSGAEANEAAIKIARFFGKTIHKDKYIILSLKGSFHGRTLATITATGQAKYQKNLEPLPSGFEYVEYNDCDDLESKFNDRVCAIFLEAIQGEGGVRPLSYEFVRKVEQLAKKYNALIVFDEVQTGIGRTGKYFGYQHYDIQPSIITLSKALGGGLPIGATILGREYFNVCEVGMHASTMGGNQLSTAVALATLKLLTDTNILSRVEYHSSILFSELKELQKSFTFIREVRGKGLMIGVDIDESVKVMDIINKLIEECILTLRSGENTLRLLPPLVITEKEINLFIKAFKKVLSKIKMN, encoded by the coding sequence ATGAATTTTGAGGAGATTGTTTTTCTTGACAAGGAGTATATCCTTCCATTCTATTCTAGGTTTAACATAGGATTTAGAAGAGGGAAAGGGTGCTATCTGTATGGGTATGATGGTAAGAAATATCTTGACTTTACATCAGCGATAGGAGTTATGAATTTCGGTCATTCAAACAAGTTTATATTGAAGGCTTTGAGAAAACAGTCTTCTAAACTAATGACTACATCAAACCTTTTCCACTCCGAAGAGAGGGTTAAGTTAGCAAAACTTTTGGTTGATATATCTTTTGATGGAGGTGTTTTCTTTTCAAACAGTGGTGCTGAAGCAAATGAGGCTGCTATTAAAATAGCGAGATTTTTTGGGAAAACGATCCACAAGGATAAATATATAATTCTGTCATTGAAAGGTTCTTTTCACGGTAGAACGCTTGCGACTATAACTGCAACAGGACAGGCAAAGTATCAAAAAAATCTAGAACCATTACCTTCAGGTTTTGAGTATGTTGAATACAACGATTGTGATGATCTTGAGAGTAAGTTTAACGATAGAGTATGCGCTATTTTTCTTGAGGCTATACAAGGAGAGGGTGGAGTTAGACCTTTAAGTTATGAGTTTGTCAGGAAGGTTGAACAACTTGCGAAGAAGTATAATGCTTTAATAGTTTTTGATGAAGTTCAGACAGGTATAGGTAGGACAGGGAAGTATTTTGGTTATCAACATTATGACATCCAACCTTCTATCATAACACTATCAAAAGCATTAGGTGGGGGATTACCGATAGGCGCTACAATACTGGGAAGAGAGTATTTCAATGTCTGTGAGGTTGGGATGCATGCATCAACGATGGGGGGTAACCAGCTATCTACTGCCGTTGCTCTTGCTACTCTGAAACTACTTACGGATACCAACATTTTGTCAAGAGTAGAATACCATAGTAGTATACTATTTTCTGAATTAAAGGAACTACAAAAGTCTTTCACTTTCATAAGAGAAGTGAGAGGTAAGGGACTTATGATAGGTGTAGATATTGATGAAAGTGTTAAGGTGATGGATATAATAAATAAATTGATAGAAGAATGTATCTTAACACTCAGGTCAGGTGAGAATACTTTGAGATTACTACCACCACTTGTTATAACCGAGAAAGAAATAAACCTGTTTATAAAAGCATTTAAAAAAGTGCTGTCAAAGATAAAAATGAATTGA
- the cheB gene encoding chemotaxis-specific protein-glutamate methyltransferase CheB produces the protein MSKIDVLVVDDSALMRKMISDILSSHPMINPKDTAINGKVALNKLKKNTYDVILLDIEMPDMDGIQFLEEYAKLNIDLPVIILSSFAKRGAEITIKALSLGAKDFITKPSGPISMDIEKVRNEILEKVLVWGVKRTSSIRQGVEITPSLAVVESKPITFENPPINEVVSKKRIKPKLIAIGISTGGPPTIRKFLSSIGNQLPVGMVIAQHMPEFFTAEFAKSLSNSYPHFSVVESKDFELILPNKIIVARGGKHIVVGLMEGKVFVRNVDDGRFSFRPSVDLFFDSIAENIGKDAIAIIMTGMGSDGSKGLKKLHDAGAITIAQGEKSSVIFGMPKSAIRNEAVDFVWEIEEMGHNLNHLLSLLL, from the coding sequence ATGAGCAAGATAGATGTTCTTGTCGTTGATGATTCAGCACTCATGAGAAAGATGATAAGTGATATACTTTCGTCTCACCCTATGATAAATCCGAAAGACACAGCGATAAATGGCAAAGTTGCTCTGAATAAACTAAAGAAGAACACTTACGATGTTATTCTACTTGACATAGAAATGCCAGATATGGATGGGATACAGTTTCTTGAGGAGTATGCGAAACTTAATATTGACCTTCCCGTAATAATACTATCCTCGTTTGCGAAAAGAGGAGCAGAGATAACAATCAAGGCATTATCGCTAGGGGCGAAGGACTTCATCACCAAACCATCAGGTCCTATATCTATGGATATAGAGAAAGTAAGAAACGAAATTTTAGAAAAAGTTCTGGTTTGGGGTGTGAAAAGAACTTCATCAATAAGACAAGGAGTTGAAATAACTCCGTCGTTAGCAGTAGTTGAAAGTAAACCAATAACATTTGAGAATCCACCTATTAACGAAGTTGTATCTAAGAAAAGAATAAAACCTAAACTTATAGCAATAGGTATATCAACTGGAGGTCCTCCAACAATAAGAAAGTTTCTGTCTAGTATTGGAAACCAACTCCCAGTAGGAATGGTTATAGCACAGCATATGCCAGAGTTTTTTACAGCAGAGTTTGCTAAATCTTTATCAAACTCGTATCCCCATTTTTCAGTTGTTGAATCCAAAGATTTTGAACTTATTCTACCAAATAAGATAATCGTTGCTAGGGGTGGGAAACACATAGTAGTTGGTTTGATGGAAGGCAAGGTGTTTGTTAGAAATGTTGATGATGGTAGGTTCTCTTTCAGACCTTCTGTAGATCTGTTCTTTGATAGTATTGCCGAAAACATAGGTAAGGATGCTATAGCCATAATTATGACAGGTATGGGGTCTGACGGTAGTAAGGGGCTTAAAAAACTTCACGATGCTGGTGCTATAACTATCGCGCAGGGCGAGAAGTCTTCAGTAATATTCGGTATGCCCAAGAGTGCGATAAGAAACGAAGCAGTTGACTTTGTGTGGGAAATAGAAGAGATGGGACATAACTTAAATCATCTACTTTCGTTACTTTTATAG
- a CDS encoding GGDEF domain-containing protein: MLERKISKLLRQRIVDLLNQEYNLGETFFDEIQGLYESVSDPKDKENFFSALLYIISHLEFSEDLAKEHWSKIIQRHKELSAKLGRNISVRTSVIDYFTYNNDVLKNPVVIEIFLYDSSEMKVYVDEMTGVYNYRYFKEALWSETRRSERYNLVFSLALIDIDDLKSINAKYGDDKGNLVIKTVAKVIDLNKRAEDTICRYGGDEFIILLPETSKAGAIAFISRIKRKLEEALNEKGLSATVSIGISEFPTDSRDPAHLVELADKALYTAKLRGKNRTVAWNKDL; encoded by the coding sequence ATGCTTGAGAGAAAGATAAGCAAACTGTTAAGACAGAGGATAGTTGATTTACTTAATCAAGAGTATAACCTTGGAGAGACTTTTTTTGATGAGATACAAGGCTTATATGAATCTGTTAGTGACCCAAAGGATAAAGAAAACTTTTTTTCTGCGCTGTTGTATATTATTTCACATCTTGAGTTCTCGGAAGATTTAGCAAAAGAGCATTGGTCAAAGATTATCCAGAGACATAAAGAGTTATCCGCAAAACTAGGAAGGAATATAAGTGTAAGAACTTCTGTGATTGATTACTTTACTTATAACAATGATGTTCTCAAAAATCCTGTTGTAATTGAGATATTCCTGTATGACTCGTCTGAAATGAAGGTGTATGTTGATGAGATGACTGGAGTTTATAATTACAGATATTTCAAGGAAGCTCTGTGGAGTGAGACTAGGCGATCGGAAAGGTATAATTTGGTATTCTCTTTGGCACTCATTGATATTGATGACCTTAAGAGTATAAACGCGAAATACGGGGATGATAAAGGTAATTTAGTCATAAAGACTGTAGCAAAGGTAATAGATTTGAATAAGAGAGCTGAGGACACTATTTGTAGATATGGTGGTGATGAATTTATTATACTACTTCCGGAGACTAGCAAAGCAGGTGCAATAGCATTTATAAGTAGGATAAAGAGGAAACTTGAAGAGGCTCTTAATGAAAAAGGATTGTCTGCTACAGTCAGTATTGGTATAAGTGAATTTCCTACCGATAGTAGGGACCCTGCTCATCTTGTTGAGCTTGCAGATAAGGCTTTATACACTGCAAAACTTAGAGGTAAGAATAGAACAGTAGCATGGAATAAGGATCTATAA
- a CDS encoding DUF192 domain-containing protein, with protein MSLIERVMLSLFLIVLINHQTISPLSKTNVYIINERGTNIFLCEVAKSPDQWQRGLMYRKTMNTNEGMLFIFPYSSYIPFWMKNTYLSLAIIFVDEENEVVDVFYPKPLSTNSVYPSKPSKYVLEILSNVSTKINVKRGDIVLF; from the coding sequence ATGTCCTTGATTGAGAGAGTGATGTTAAGCCTGTTCCTTATTGTTTTAATCAACCACCAAACTATTTCCCCTTTGAGTAAAACTAATGTGTATATTATCAATGAGAGAGGAACGAATATATTTCTATGTGAGGTTGCAAAATCACCAGATCAGTGGCAAAGGGGACTTATGTATAGAAAAACAATGAATACCAACGAGGGTATGCTCTTTATATTCCCTTATTCCTCATATATTCCGTTTTGGATGAAGAATACCTACTTGAGTCTAGCAATAATATTCGTTGATGAAGAAAATGAGGTTGTGGATGTTTTCTACCCAAAACCTCTCTCAACCAACAGTGTTTATCCATCAAAACCTTCCAAGTATGTTCTTGAAATACTCTCAAATGTTTCAACCAAGATCAATGTAAAAAGAGGTGATATAGTATTGTTTTAA
- a CDS encoding ABC transporter ATP-binding protein/permease has protein sequence MKLLLKYLVKHRVLLTLSIFLTLITTFTTVILPILAGRVIGSIFNPKTLIDNTLQVVLIGAPIIVLWSLSKYFSSLSIVVLAQKVVFSIRNELFNKLTTIKPILFRQKSSGEFISNILNDVQVLESFISTGFLELVKNPLIILGCILLLFYTSLKLSIVILAIAPVFVIVLVVGNLSKKISEDIQSRISDATSLMSESIRGIETIKGFGVEDNFREKFLTYSSQYTSSQIKFTRFSVLPVPISDFFGALAVVAVIVVGAFEIKNGELTYENFATFIATIFFLSQPLSILGSQFVLFQRSLTALERIHKLLLLEDETSGEGYETLKNGEIEFRNLYFSYESENYVLKDINLKINDGEMVALVGPSGSGKTTLVSLVMGFITPTRGNLFVGGLDIRDYDLKEYRKHLAIVPQDVIIFSTTVKENIAFGGEFSIDEIVEASVLANAHEFIEKLPRKYDTLLGESGIKLSGGEKQRIALARALVRKPRILILDEPTSSLDPLSESFIADTFNKIKGRYTTIIIAHRLSTIFIADKIVVLKEGRIVEIGKHEELISRGGEYFKLFSSYVS, from the coding sequence ATGAAGTTACTACTCAAATATTTAGTAAAACACAGAGTCCTTCTAACATTAAGCATTTTTCTTACTCTTATAACTACATTTACAACGGTAATCCTACCGATTTTAGCAGGTAGAGTAATAGGAAGTATTTTCAATCCTAAAACTCTGATTGATAACACATTACAGGTCGTCCTAATTGGTGCTCCTATAATAGTCCTATGGTCTCTTTCAAAATACTTTTCTTCACTCTCAATCGTAGTGCTAGCACAGAAGGTTGTGTTTAGTATAAGAAATGAACTTTTCAATAAACTTACTACCATAAAACCTATACTCTTCAGACAGAAAAGTAGTGGTGAGTTCATTTCAAACATCCTAAACGATGTTCAGGTCCTGGAGAGTTTCATATCTACAGGTTTTCTAGAACTTGTGAAAAACCCCCTTATAATACTTGGATGTATACTACTTCTCTTCTACACGAGTCTAAAATTATCCATAGTTATTCTTGCTATCGCTCCAGTATTCGTAATAGTCCTTGTGGTTGGTAATCTATCCAAAAAAATCTCAGAAGATATCCAAAGCAGGATTTCAGACGCCACATCCCTGATGAGTGAGTCCATAAGAGGAATAGAAACTATAAAAGGGTTCGGTGTTGAGGATAACTTTAGAGAAAAATTCCTAACTTACAGTTCTCAATACACTTCATCACAGATAAAATTCACTAGGTTTAGCGTTTTACCTGTTCCAATTTCAGACTTTTTCGGTGCTTTAGCAGTTGTCGCAGTAATAGTAGTTGGTGCTTTTGAGATAAAAAACGGAGAACTGACTTACGAAAACTTTGCAACGTTTATAGCAACTATCTTCTTTCTATCTCAACCACTATCAATACTGGGAAGTCAGTTCGTCCTCTTTCAGAGGTCTCTTACAGCACTGGAAAGAATACACAAACTTTTACTCCTTGAGGATGAGACTAGTGGCGAAGGATACGAAACCTTAAAGAATGGTGAGATAGAATTTAGAAACTTATACTTTTCATACGAAAGTGAAAATTATGTTCTTAAAGACATCAATCTCAAGATAAATGATGGTGAGATGGTTGCTCTGGTGGGGCCTTCAGGTAGTGGTAAAACTACATTGGTTTCACTCGTTATGGGCTTCATTACACCTACCAGAGGAAACCTGTTTGTAGGAGGTTTGGATATCAGAGATTATGACCTTAAAGAGTATAGAAAACATCTTGCTATCGTGCCACAGGATGTTATAATCTTCTCAACGACAGTTAAAGAAAACATAGCATTCGGAGGGGAATTTAGTATTGACGAAATAGTTGAAGCATCTGTATTAGCAAATGCCCACGAGTTCATAGAAAAACTACCTAGAAAGTATGATACACTTCTTGGTGAGAGTGGTATCAAACTATCCGGAGGAGAAAAGCAAAGAATAGCACTAGCAAGAGCATTGGTTAGAAAACCTAGAATACTTATACTTGACGAACCTACTTCTTCGTTAGACCCTCTCTCCGAGTCTTTTATAGCAGACACTTTCAACAAGATAAAAGGCAGATACACAACTATAATAATAGCGCACAGACTATCAACAATATTTATAGCAGACAAAATAGTAGTCCTGAAAGAAGGTAGGATAGTTGAGATTGGTAAGCATGAAGAATTAATAAGCAGAGGCGGTGAATACTTTAAATTATTTTCTAGTTATGTAAGTTAG
- a CDS encoding sigma-70 family RNA polymerase sigma factor, protein MQKDKTINHQEIEKIVKSVVFATVKNNPEYKTIISDLIQEGILKAMEAIDKFDPSKGASFKTFIRKCVKNEIINHLKNLSKHKSYELTEDLDIIDNKSSNYDLEILEQQIRNFIETNRDLFSEEDIEILNLRMMGYKYEEIAIKIGKTKKYVDNAIQRIKRIISKKFGI, encoded by the coding sequence ATGCAAAAGGATAAGACTATCAACCACCAAGAAATTGAAAAGATTGTCAAGAGTGTTGTATTTGCGACTGTAAAAAACAACCCTGAATATAAAACAATCATATCAGACCTTATACAGGAAGGAATACTTAAGGCGATGGAAGCAATTGATAAGTTTGATCCCTCCAAAGGAGCGAGTTTCAAAACATTCATAAGAAAGTGTGTTAAAAACGAGATTATAAACCATTTAAAGAATCTATCAAAGCACAAGTCCTATGAGTTAACCGAAGATCTTGATATAATTGACAATAAGTCTTCAAACTACGACCTAGAAATTCTAGAGCAACAGATACGAAATTTTATTGAGACTAATAGAGATTTGTTTTCTGAAGAAGATATAGAGATACTTAACCTTAGAATGATGGGATACAAGTACGAAGAGATAGCTATCAAAATAGGTAAAACCAAAAAATATGTTGACAACGCAATACAGAGAATAAAAAGAATTATATCTAAAAAGTTTGGCATATGA
- a CDS encoding PEGA domain-containing protein, whose product MNKLFLIIFLFWIVLVSCGTKVEKLKIPEPLLKTDIKVSIYRITPISTNTNLNLSQKLGFLKNLKDNINILDFDGIEEIESITNTTNFITNTATNAPDTNTNFNLTNLSEVSTNIVSTNVLSDKTNLILPTTDNKFDADYTLNLDSVIRNNLRSSLKSFIRSLTKYNYEPSEIRVLNTPQIEGELLKLYTNEIISNSIFTNYITNIIFETNYYRSQTNTNKIDVEILETELVISELKISNDTLMNILTTNYPWVLKITNGVKFDEGTPSDYSISVFYDIYEKPVSKYLTNLYVGIFVLLSNNLNSNYVLFKTNLDLVDLLSSDYRIFSSLKPFFYNYRTGLLKVEVEPKDFDIFVDDFYVGRGETIPEYFSEGIHKITLSRGYFVVNEYVMLEKNKLNIYKRDFTKKYENISSLNINTIPVGADIFVENTYIGKTPTNINLPTGNYRIWLKKDALEKFLAFELNGDTNITVTLEDLNQKTGYNVMTGITIMFGVATASSIFLYFFADSQEKYYDFLVRRENKEEYVRMREYYYYFKDNMRTTAIVGAVATFVLWGVTLGLESDKFFIKWNFNF is encoded by the coding sequence ATGAATAAACTATTCTTAATTATCTTCTTATTTTGGATTGTTTTGGTATCATGCGGCACGAAGGTTGAGAAACTCAAGATACCAGAGCCTTTACTCAAAACGGATATTAAGGTTTCAATATATAGAATAACACCAATATCAACAAACACAAACCTTAACCTGTCTCAAAAACTTGGCTTTCTAAAAAACTTGAAAGATAACATAAACATTTTGGATTTTGACGGTATTGAAGAAATTGAGAGTATCACAAATACAACAAATTTTATAACGAATACCGCAACAAACGCTCCCGATACAAACACAAACTTCAATTTGACTAATCTTTCCGAAGTCTCAACTAATATTGTCTCTACTAATGTTCTTTCAGATAAAACTAACCTCATCCTTCCAACAACAGATAATAAGTTTGATGCTGACTATACTTTAAATTTGGACTCTGTAATAAGGAACAACTTGAGATCAAGTTTGAAAAGTTTTATTAGAAGTTTAACGAAATACAACTACGAACCAAGTGAGATAAGAGTTCTTAACACACCTCAAATAGAAGGTGAATTACTTAAGTTATACACCAACGAAATCATATCCAACAGTATCTTTACGAATTACATAACAAATATTATTTTTGAGACAAATTATTACAGAAGTCAGACTAATACGAACAAGATAGATGTTGAGATACTAGAGACTGAGCTAGTAATCTCTGAACTCAAGATAAGTAATGATACACTTATGAATATACTGACAACGAATTATCCTTGGGTTCTGAAGATCACAAACGGAGTGAAGTTTGATGAAGGAACTCCAAGTGATTACTCAATATCTGTGTTCTACGATATATACGAAAAACCAGTCAGTAAATATCTAACAAATCTCTATGTAGGAATATTTGTTTTGTTATCAAATAACTTGAACTCAAACTATGTGCTATTCAAGACTAATCTTGATCTGGTAGATTTGCTATCATCGGATTATAGAATCTTTAGTAGTTTGAAACCTTTTTTCTACAACTACCGGACAGGATTACTCAAGGTTGAAGTTGAACCAAAAGACTTTGACATATTTGTAGATGACTTCTATGTAGGTAGAGGAGAGACAATACCTGAATACTTTTCAGAAGGTATCCATAAGATAACACTATCAAGAGGATACTTCGTTGTCAATGAGTATGTTATGCTTGAGAAAAATAAGTTAAATATCTACAAAAGGGATTTCACGAAGAAGTATGAAAATATTTCATCTCTCAACATAAACACTATTCCTGTAGGTGCTGATATTTTCGTTGAGAATACTTACATCGGAAAGACACCTACTAACATTAACCTTCCTACTGGCAATTACAGAATATGGCTTAAAAAGGATGCTTTAGAAAAGTTTCTGGCTTTTGAACTCAATGGAGATACAAACATAACAGTTACATTAGAAGATCTAAATCAGAAAACAGGGTATAATGTTATGACAGGTATTACTATTATGTTTGGCGTTGCTACTGCATCTAGCATATTCTTGTATTTCTTCGCTGATTCTCAAGAGAAATACTATGACTTCTTGGTTAGGAGAGAGAACAAGGAAGAATATGTAAGGATGAGAGAGTATTATTATTACTTTAAAGATAACATGAGGACGACTGCTATTGTAGGTGCGGTAGCAACCTTCGTTTTATGGGGTGTTACTCTAGGTCTTGAGTCAGACAAGTTTTTCATAAAGTGGAATTTTAACTTCTAG
- the dnaB gene encoding replicative DNA helicase — protein sequence MLKTIPSDVEAEKACLGALIVDNDKILKVIDILREEHFYLEKHRDIFRAIMELYDEKNPVDIITLQNKLKEMGKLENVSISYLSSLLDSIPTTANVEYYARIIYEKYILRSIIRASSEIIEIAMRDNVDINEAIEITERKLLESIDIRGKYDYFKLRDLVIETLKGIQMLAKEKTVYTGVPSGYKAIDDMTSGFQRGDLVVFAGRPAMGKTAFALNLCLNMAKPPYAKKVLFFSLEMSKEQLVQRLLSTESRINLMSLRTGNIKDYEWESILEASIRLSSLDVIIDDTPSASITDIKSKARKIFAKEKGIDVIIIDYLQIIEVPKGLSVIRSRNEEIGFISRSLKALAKELNVPVIVLSQLSRSVEKRIDKRPILSDLRESGSIEQDADLVAFLYREEYYKPDTDKKNIVEIIISKQRNGPVGTIELMFIKEIGKFENLSTADFSYQDNDQQYYDEEFEDEDESEEE from the coding sequence ATGTTGAAGACTATTCCCAGTGATGTAGAAGCTGAAAAAGCATGTCTAGGTGCTTTAATAGTTGATAACGATAAAATACTCAAAGTTATTGATATTTTGAGAGAGGAACACTTCTATCTAGAGAAGCACAGAGACATATTCAGAGCAATCATGGAATTATACGATGAGAAAAACCCTGTTGATATAATTACTCTTCAAAATAAACTCAAGGAGATGGGCAAACTAGAGAATGTAAGCATTTCTTACCTATCCTCTCTACTTGACTCCATACCTACAACTGCGAATGTTGAGTATTACGCTAGAATAATATACGAGAAATATATCCTCAGGTCCATAATAAGAGCATCTTCCGAAATAATTGAAATTGCAATGAGAGATAATGTTGATATAAATGAAGCAATAGAGATAACTGAACGAAAACTCCTTGAGTCCATTGACATAAGAGGTAAATACGATTACTTCAAGTTGAGAGATTTAGTGATTGAGACACTGAAAGGTATTCAGATGCTTGCCAAAGAGAAAACAGTATACACCGGGGTGCCCTCAGGTTACAAAGCGATTGACGATATGACATCTGGTTTCCAAAGGGGGGACCTAGTGGTATTTGCAGGAAGGCCCGCTATGGGTAAGACGGCGTTCGCACTTAACCTTTGCCTAAACATGGCTAAACCACCTTACGCTAAGAAGGTTCTGTTCTTCTCTCTTGAGATGTCAAAAGAGCAACTAGTTCAAAGGCTACTATCAACAGAGTCTAGAATTAACCTTATGTCTTTAAGGACAGGTAATATAAAGGATTACGAATGGGAGTCTATACTTGAAGCGTCAATAAGACTATCTTCACTGGATGTGATAATTGATGATACACCATCTGCATCAATAACTGACATAAAGTCAAAAGCAAGAAAGATATTCGCAAAGGAAAAAGGCATTGATGTTATAATCATTGACTACCTTCAGATAATAGAAGTTCCTAAAGGGTTATCAGTTATAAGGAGTAGGAATGAAGAGATAGGTTTCATATCAAGAAGTCTGAAGGCATTGGCAAAAGAATTGAATGTTCCGGTGATAGTTCTATCGCAGTTATCAAGGAGTGTTGAGAAGAGGATTGACAAAAGACCAATCCTATCAGACTTAAGAGAAAGCGGAAGTATTGAGCAAGATGCAGATCTGGTTGCATTTCTGTATAGAGAAGAGTATTACAAGCCTGACACTGACAAGAAAAACATCGTTGAAATAATCATATCAAAACAAAGGAATGGTCCAGTTGGCACGATAGAACTTATGTTCATAAAAGAGATAGGAAAGTTTGAGAACCTTTCAACAGCCGATTTCTCTTATCAAGATAATGACCAACAATACTATGATGAAGAATTTGAAGACGAAGATGAGTCAGAAGAAGAATAA
- a CDS encoding energy-coupling factor ABC transporter ATP-binding protein gives MESPLVEIRNLYFTYNNRDYIFEGINLTLERYGVTCVVSDPGKGKTTLLKLIKGILKPTRGNVIVMDIDISSAPKSKLMNLHTKVSIHFQDTFLISNIDVYNNLALPLMYNTNLSKKEIEYEVDKALNLFGIQNLKYDAPFDLSPTEARLVSLSRAFLGLPRIILLDEPFSLLDGYYKARLLEVIGEFKEKSKIIFTTSDENLSMASESILYILNIESSKKIYYVNK, from the coding sequence ATGGAATCACCATTAGTTGAGATAAGAAACCTGTATTTTACATACAACAATAGAGATTACATATTTGAGGGTATAAACCTGACATTAGAAAGATATGGTGTAACTTGTGTAGTTTCTGATCCCGGCAAAGGTAAAACAACACTATTAAAACTCATAAAGGGAATACTCAAACCTACAAGAGGAAATGTAATAGTAATGGATATTGACATCTCCAGCGCCCCTAAATCAAAACTTATGAATCTCCATACCAAAGTATCCATACATTTCCAAGATACCTTCCTTATAAGCAATATAGATGTTTATAATAACCTGGCACTTCCACTCATGTATAATACGAACTTGTCAAAGAAAGAGATAGAGTATGAGGTTGATAAGGCACTTAATCTTTTTGGAATACAAAACCTTAAGTATGATGCTCCTTTTGACTTAAGCCCAACCGAAGCGAGGTTAGTGTCTCTTTCTAGAGCATTTTTAGGATTACCAAGAATAATACTCCTTGATGAACCGTTCTCGTTATTAGATGGATACTATAAAGCAAGGCTATTAGAAGTGATTGGCGAGTTTAAAGAAAAATCAAAAATTATCTTCACAACATCAGATGAAAACCTTTCAATGGCATCAGAATCCATTCTATATATCCTAAATATAGAAAGCTCAAAGAAAATCTATTACGTCAACAAGTAG
- the hisF gene encoding imidazole glycerol phosphate synthase subunit HisF: MLAKRIIPCLDIDAGRVVKGVRFVDIVDAGDPVDNAVAYNNAGADEIVFLDITASYQNRKTLVDVARKVADNISIPFTIGGGIRSVDDMREMLLAGADKVSINTSAVMTPNLISEGAERFGSQCIVVAIDTKKVGEVYKVFIRGGRDETNLEAVEWAMKVEQLGAGEILLTSIDADGTKNGYDIEILKMVSEAVRIPVIASGGAGKKEHFLELFQKTKCTAGLAASIFHFKEIDILDLKSYLKKNGIPVRLQ, from the coding sequence ATGTTAGCGAAGAGAATAATTCCTTGTTTGGATATAGATGCTGGTAGGGTTGTGAAAGGGGTTAGGTTTGTTGATATAGTTGATGCTGGTGATCCTGTTGATAATGCAGTTGCATATAACAACGCCGGTGCTGATGAGATAGTTTTTCTAGATATAACCGCTTCGTATCAGAACCGTAAGACACTAGTGGATGTAGCAAGAAAGGTAGCGGATAATATCTCAATACCATTCACTATTGGTGGGGGGATTAGAAGCGTTGATGATATGAGGGAGATGCTTCTTGCTGGTGCAGATAAAGTTTCTATAAATACTTCTGCTGTTATGACCCCAAACCTGATATCCGAGGGGGCTGAGAGATTTGGTTCTCAATGTATAGTAGTTGCGATTGACACAAAGAAGGTTGGTGAGGTTTATAAAGTATTCATAAGGGGAGGAAGAGATGAGACAAACCTTGAAGCAGTTGAATGGGCTATGAAGGTTGAACAACTTGGAGCGGGGGAGATATTACTCACGAGTATTGATGCTGATGGAACAAAAAATGGATACGACATTGAAATACTAAAGATGGTATCCGAAGCGGTTAGAATACCGGTTATTGCTTCAGGAGGAGCAGGTAAGAAGGAACACTTTTTGGAGTTATTCCAAAAGACAAAATGCACAGCAGGACTCGCAGCGTCAATATTCCACTTCAAAGAGATTGACATACTTGATTTGAAATCATACCTCAAGAAAAACGGAATACCAGTTAGACTTCAGTAA